TGACGATGGAGCGGTAGGTCGGGTACCCGGGGTTGGGGACGATGACCTCGTCGCCCTCGTTGATCAAGGCGATGAGGGCGCAGAAGAGGAAGGGCTTGGCACCGGGCATGATGATCGTGTTTTCGGCGGTGACGGGGATGTGCCGGGTTCGGGCGAGGTAGGAAGCGCAGACCTCGCGGGCCTCCATGACGCCGCCGGAGGGGGCGTAGTGGGTCTGGCCGGCGCGGAGGGCCTTGATGCCGGCCTCGGTGACGTTGGCGGGGGTGTCGAAGTCCGGTTCGCCGATCTGGAGGTGGATGATCGACTTGCCCTGGCGTTCGAGCGCTTTGGCTTTCGCCAGAACGACGAACGCGCCCTCCGACTCGAGCTTCCGAACCCGCTCCGTATACTGCATGGCGCAACTCCTCTCTAGTGCTTCACGAGCTCTCGTGCCTTCGCGGCGATGTGTTCGGCCGAGACGCCGAAACGTTTGATCAGTTGCCAGGGCTGCCCGGACTCGCCGAAGCGGTCGGCGATGCCGACCATGGCGAAACGAACCGGGCGGCCGGTCTCGGCCTGCCGGCGCAAGATAACACCGGCGACCAGATTTCCCAAGCCCCCAACTTGATGTTCTTCGGCCGTCACCACGGCGCCGGTTTCCCCGGCGGCGCAGACGATCGCGGTCTCGTCCAAGGGCTTAACGGTATGCATGTTGATGACCCGGGTTTCCAGGCGGAAGTCGGTGCGGAGAATGTACGCCGCCCGCAGGGCCTCGGCGACCTCGGGGCCGCAGGAAATGATCGTGAGGTCCTCTCCCTCGCTCCGGTACTCGGACGCCGGGGTGATGTCGAAAGCGTCGGCAAACCGGTCGGCTTCGCGGCGGAGCCGGAAAATGTTGGCCTCCCCGAACCGAAACGGGCTGTCGGGCCGGGTGATGATCGGGGTGGCCTCGCGGGCAAACCGCAGGTACTTGGGCCCGACGACGTCGAAGAGCAGCGCGCGGGTCATCTTTTCGGTCTCCAGGGCGTCGCACGGGATGGCCAGGTGCATGTGGGGCAGACCGGCGATCTGGAAAATCGCCTCCAGCTCCTGGTGGGTGGCGCCGTCGGGACCCACCGAGATCCCCCCGTGGGCGCCGACGATGAGGACGTTGTAGTTCCCGTAGCACACGGAGACGCGGATTTGGTCGAGGTTGCGGGCGGCGGCGAACACGCCGTAGGTGCCGAAGACGGGGATTTTCCCCTCCTTGGCCAGGCCGACCGCGATGGTCGTGGCATTCTGTTCGGCCACGCCCACCGAGAAGAAGCGGCGGCGGCGCTCCGGGTGGTTCTTGTGGAAATCGGAGATGCAAATGGAGTCGGAGATATCGGCGCCGAGGCAGACGATGCGCTCGTCGCTCCCGCAGGCCTCAAGAGCGCGGCCGAACCCTTTGCGCGTAGGATCCATGTCCACGCGCATGGCCGGCCCGGCATTCCACCAGAAGTCGCGCGAGAACGCGGGGAGTTCGTCGTTCAGGCGGGCGTCGACGCCGATCTGGTGGCGGACGCCGTAGTCGATGAGATCGGACACGGCGAAGGTGTCTCCGAGGCCGAGCTCGGCCAGCAGGCGCTCCAGTTCGTCGAGCTTCGGCGGCTTGCCGTGCCAACCGACGACGTTCTCCATGAACGACACGCCCTTCCCCTTCACCGTGTGGAAGATCAGCGCGACCGGCTTGCCGGAGTCGTTGCGGTTGCGGGCCCAGTCGAGGGCCTCAACGATCTCGGCCATGGCGTGGCCATCAGCCTCGCGCACGTGCCAGCCGAAAGCGGCGTATTTGTCGGCCAGCGGGTCGATGTTCATGACCTCGGCAACCGGACCGTCGATCTGCAGGCGGTTCTTGTCGACGATGAGGATCAGGTTGTCGAGACGATAGTGGGCGGCGGCCATGGCGGCCTCCCACATCGAGCCTTCCTGGTGCTCGCCATCGGACGAAATAACAAACACCCGGTAGTCCTTCCCATCGAGCCGGGCGGCGAGGGCGACGCCGACGGCGACTGAAAACCCCTGCCCGAGCGACCCGGAGCTGATCTCCACCCCCGGCAGGTCGAGGCGGTGGGGGTGCCCCTGGAGCGGGGAGTCGAGCATGCGGAGCTTCATGAGCTCGGGTTCTGGGAAATAGCCGGCGACGGCCAGGGCGGTGTAGAGAGCGGGGGCTTTGTGGCCGGCCGACCAGATGATGCGGTCGCGGTCGGGCCAGTCGGGGTCGGTTGGATTGTGGCGGGCGATTCTCAAATAGAGGGCGGCCGCGATATCCATCACGCTCAGCGTGCCGCCGGAGTGCCCCGACCGGGCCGAGCAGAGAGCGATTTCGTTCAGGCCGCGCATGTAGCGCGCGCGCTCGACCAATTCGTCGACGCGGTAGTCGCAGCGCGCATTCTCAGGGTGCGGTGTCGGGTTCTTCATGCGAGTCTCCCCTTTTCGAGCGGGTGATCATCTCCCAGATGTCGCTCAAGGTTGCGGCGAGGCGATCGGTGGATCCGTCGTTGACGACCAGGAAGTCGGCGCAGACGCGCAGGTCCTGCGGGGACGGCTGCAGGCGCTCGATCGCCCGGGCCTCGGACGGCGCCATCCCCCGCGCGGCCAGCCGGTCGAGCCGGACCTGTTCGGGGGCATCGATCACGATCGTGTAGTCCATGCGTTGATGCAGGCGCCACTCGGTCAGCAGCGCGGCGTCGACCACCACCACCGGGCAGCGCTTGGCCAGCCGGCGCATGCGGCTGTCAAGCTCGTGGAGGAGGTAGG
The nucleotide sequence above comes from Candidatus Zixiibacteriota bacterium. Encoded proteins:
- a CDS encoding transketolase; this encodes MKNPTPHPENARCDYRVDELVERARYMRGLNEIALCSARSGHSGGTLSVMDIAAALYLRIARHNPTDPDWPDRDRIIWSAGHKAPALYTALAVAGYFPEPELMKLRMLDSPLQGHPHRLDLPGVEISSGSLGQGFSVAVGVALAARLDGKDYRVFVISSDGEHQEGSMWEAAMAAAHYRLDNLILIVDKNRLQIDGPVAEVMNIDPLADKYAAFGWHVREADGHAMAEIVEALDWARNRNDSGKPVALIFHTVKGKGVSFMENVVGWHGKPPKLDELERLLAELGLGDTFAVSDLIDYGVRHQIGVDARLNDELPAFSRDFWWNAGPAMRVDMDPTRKGFGRALEACGSDERIVCLGADISDSICISDFHKNHPERRRRFFSVGVAEQNATTIAVGLAKEGKIPVFGTYGVFAAARNLDQIRVSVCYGNYNVLIVGAHGGISVGPDGATHQELEAIFQIAGLPHMHLAIPCDALETEKMTRALLFDVVGPKYLRFAREATPIITRPDSPFRFGEANIFRLRREADRFADAFDITPASEYRSEGEDLTIISCGPEVAEALRAAYILRTDFRLETRVINMHTVKPLDETAIVCAAGETGAVVTAEEHQVGGLGNLVAGVILRRQAETGRPVRFAMVGIADRFGESGQPWQLIKRFGVSAEHIAAKARELVKH
- a CDS encoding dephospho-CoA kinase, yielding MLIGLTGLIGAGKSTAARILESFGAVVLDADEIGREVVEASLPLRHRLAEAFGADVLTVDLDLDRKKVAERAFAGEESRRRLNEIVHPYLLHELDSRMRRLAKRCPVVVVDAALLTEWRLHQRMDYTIVIDAPEQVRLDRLAARGMAPSEARAIERLQPSPQDLRVCADFLVVNDGSTDRLAATLSDIWEMITRSKRGDSHEEPDTAP